CGGCGACACCGGCATGTTTCTCACTCTTGTCACTCAGACTGGTGGCGGTGATTTTGCGTTTTACAACGATGGTTTTGAGCGAGTCAGATTTACGAACTCCGGCTACGTCGGGATCGGAACGACAGTTCCCCAACAGAGACTGGACGTAGCAGGGAAGGTCCGCGCTCAGGGCGTGACTCAGCAATTGGTGAATCAAACTTGGGCCCCAGCAACCGAATCGGGCTCGTCAACCTCATGGGCAAGCTTACCGACCGACATGGCAGTATCCGTATCCACTGACAATTCAACTATTTGGGTCGTGGCCAATATCAGCCGCTGCCAGCATTCAAGTGCCACGACACTCACCGAGTACCGTGTAGTTGTGGACGACGTTGAACCCACAAATTGTCGAGCGCAACTTGGCGAACATTCAGGTTGGAATTATCGGCCCATGCACATGGACTGCATCATGTCTGTAGCCGCAGGGGCACACGTGGTAAGAGTGCAATATGCGACGCGTTCCGGGACAGAGAATTGGCACAATGATTCCGCTGGTTTTGGCATCCGTAGTTTGATTGTGACGGAATTCAAAAATTAAAAGGAACACCTCCGAGGTGCTAAATGCTAGCTGCGCCGGCGCAGCATGTGAGAGTTTCTTAGGTCCAGGGTCCTCAAACAATGCGTTAGCGCGCTGCGCCGGCGCAGCAGACACTAGTAAGGTCATGAGCCTGAGGGCGAATGGCAACGTCGGGATTGGAACTACGGCGCCAGGTTTCAACCTCGACGTCGCAGGAGCAATAAGAGCAAACGGCACCATTGTTGGAACTTCAGGTGCTTCCCATCCGGCCTGGGCACTAAACGCTGTCGACTCCACGCAAACCTACAAAGCCATGCTTGTAGGAAACGCCAATTCACTAAACAATGCCTACGAAATCAGTTTCAACTATGCGGGCGCGGGAAGTACCGCGAATCGCATTGGCCTAGGATTTTACGGGAATCAGCACCTTTTAAACATCCAAGCATCCGGCAACGTTGGGATCGGGACGACATCTCCAGTCGACCTCATGCACATCTACTCTTCTGGCACCTCGGCAAACCTTGGCTACGTCTCTAGCAATGGGTCAAGACAATGGCGCGCCGGGATACGAGGGGACACAAATAGCGCCTACGTAATCCAGGACGACACTTCCGGCCTGTTTCGCATGGCTATTAGTAGCAATGGTAACGTTTCTACTCCCGGTCAAACCTTCTTTGAAGCAAAACTTTGCTCAAATACTATAAATCCTGGAAACGGCATCATTTGGGAGACTGTAATTACTAATATTGGCAATGCTTACAACAGCACCGATGGCAAATTCACAGCACCAGCTTCTGGTGTTTACCAATTTGGATTCAATTTACTTATGCCAAATGCCGCGAGTGGTGATCTTCGCGTTGCATTTTATAAAAATGGCACCGGCTTTAACCATTTCGTACAGTACAAACAGGCGAATACATGGGACCCCTTTCAAGGGGTAACCAGCACCTATCTAAATGCCGGAGATACGGTTTGGCTTGTTTATCTGCAGGGTAGTGGTTCCATTTATGTCGATTGTTCATTTAATAGGTTCTGGGGGCGATTTGCAGGCTAGAAAAAAGGCTCTGTTTAATGAATGTGACTAGATAGGGGACGCACTCCCGAGAGCGAGGCTTGTCTGCACCGTGCTTCAAGACGGTGTTTGTGTGAAAAATGTTGCGTCGACGAGGCGCTATCCAGGCGGTCATATACGCCGACAATCATGATCAACTTTTGGTCTTAGTGCCGAGAGGTCATTATTACAAATTTATCAAAGTCAGCGGCAACAGCACCGCTTACTTTATTAATTGGTTGGAATTACGTTGATGCGATGCCGATGCAATCGAATTTACCGTTAGTGGATTACTTGTCGTATTGAGCAATTCTTACGATGACATGCGGCAGCAGCAACATTGGAATGGGGGCTTTGGTGCCTGAGCGTCAATGGCGCGTGCACGGAGGTACGGGAGGCGCGTACCTGAAAATAAATGACGACTGCGTATGCATCCAAATTAGTCGTCAACGACGCTAATGAGTTGATTGGTCCGGTGCAGCTGTCAAATGTCGAGCGGTGGCAGGATGCTCCTGCTCTGGATCTTACAGGTTGTGTACAGCCGACAACATCGCCAAGTACCAATAAGATTCCCAATCCCCATCTCAAATACCAGTGGCGGCGCTGATAGGGATGCGGCTGCTAGCGGCGCAGTGGTGGCTAGCTGAAACTTCTGCGATGCAATTTTTAGCGTTGACGTTTTAGGAGTCAAGCTCGAATAACGACTACGTCTTTGATCGTAGAGAAGTCATTGTCTAAGGTAACGAGCTGCGCATTTTCTCTAATTGCATGGGCTAAAACAAGACTGTCGGCCATGCCCAATTTATACGCGATCGAAAGGTCGACGGCGTGGAGAGCAACCTCATCACTGAGATTTAAATTCCCAAACGTCCTGAGCCAAGCGGCAACTCGGAGGGACTCATCTTCAGATACCCTCGTGGTTACCTTGCGGCAAACTTCAAAAACTACGAGCGACGGCACCCCGACGATATGGCTTTTGTCCATATAGCGCTGGCAGCTAGTCAGACGTTTACCGCGCGTCAGCCATTCTATCGGGAAGTCGGCCAGTACTCCAACCATACCGTAGGACGCTTTAGGTTCTGAGGCTTGGTTGGTGGTGAAGGCCGAAACACCGTGAGCTTCGCAAAGCGAAGTGAGCGGTCCATGATGGGGCAATGCTGTAGTTTTATTTTGATGAGAATTAGGTCGCTCGCAATGTTTTTAAAGACATGAGAGTATCCACCTTGCCGACGTATTTAAGTCCCCAAATTCGTAGTTTTTGTCGTTATGGAACAGGTCAAGCGCAAGGTTACATACCGCATTTACCCCTCGACCAAACAGGGCAATAAGATGGTCGAGGTTATTCGTCTCCATCAGCGCCTTTACAACGCGGCACTGGAGCAGCGCATTGATGCTTATCGTCGCTGCGGTAAGAGCCTCAACT
The Deltaproteobacteria bacterium genome window above contains:
- a CDS encoding type II toxin-antitoxin system VapC family toxin, giving the protein MVGVLADFPIEWLTRGKRLTSCQRYMDKSHIVGVPSLVVFEVCRKVTTRVSEDESLRVAAWLRTFGNLNLSDEVALHAVDLSIAYKLGMADSLVLAHAIRENAQLVTLDNDFSTIKDVVVIRA